A window from Macaca thibetana thibetana isolate TM-01 chromosome 7, ASM2454274v1, whole genome shotgun sequence encodes these proteins:
- the HDDC3 gene encoding guanosine-3',5'-bis(diphosphate) 3'-pyrophosphohydrolase MESH1 isoform X1 codes for MGSEAAQLLEAADFAARKHRQQRRKDPEGTPYINHPIGGLVGRGAPAAAPGVGTGKDTWGVARILTHEAGITDIVVLQAALLHDTVEDTDTTLDEVELHFGAQVRRLVEEVTDDKTLPKLERKRLQVEQAPHSSPGAKLVKLADKLYNLRDLNRCTPEGWSEHRVQEYFEWAAQVVKGLQGTNRQLEEALKHLFKERGLTL; via the exons ATGGGCTCCGAGGCCGCCCAGCTGCTGGAGGCTGCCGACTTCGCTGCTCGCAAGCACCGGCAGCAGCGGCGGAAGGACCCCGAAGGGACACCCTACATCAACCACCCCATCGGTGGGCTCGTCGGCCGCGGAGCACCGGCTGCGGCACCGGGGGTGGGGACTGGGAAGGATACGTGGG GTGTGGCTCGGATCCTGACCCACGAGGCGGGAATCACTGACATTGTGGTGTTACAG GCGGCCCTGCTCCATGACACGGTGGAGGACACAGACACCACCCTGGATGAGGTGGAGCTACACTTTGGGGCACAGGTGCGGCGCCTGGTGGAGGAGGTAACAGATGACAAGACTCTGCCCAAGCTGGAGAGAAAGCGGCTGCAGGTGGAGCAAGCGCCCCACAGTAGCCCCGGGGCCAAACTGGTGAAACTGGCAGACAAGCTGTACAATCTGAGGGACCTGAATCGCTGCACCCCAGAGG GATGGTCAGAACATCGAGTCCAGGAATACTTCGAGTGGGCAGCGCAAGTGGTGAAGGGGCTTCAGGGAACAAACCGGCAACTGGAAGAGGCGCTAAAGCATCTGTTCAAGGAGCGGGGGCTGACACTCTGA
- the HDDC3 gene encoding guanosine-3',5'-bis(diphosphate) 3'-pyrophosphohydrolase MESH1 isoform X2, translating to MGSEAAQLLEAADFAARKHRQQRRKDPEGTPYINHPIGVARILTHEAGITDIVVLQAALLHDTVEDTDTTLDEVELHFGAQVRRLVEEVTDDKTLPKLERKRLQVEQAPHSSPGAKLVKLADKLYNLRDLNRCTPEGWSEHRVQEYFEWAAQVVKGLQGTNRQLEEALKHLFKERGLTL from the exons ATGGGCTCCGAGGCCGCCCAGCTGCTGGAGGCTGCCGACTTCGCTGCTCGCAAGCACCGGCAGCAGCGGCGGAAGGACCCCGAAGGGACACCCTACATCAACCACCCCATCG GTGTGGCTCGGATCCTGACCCACGAGGCGGGAATCACTGACATTGTGGTGTTACAG GCGGCCCTGCTCCATGACACGGTGGAGGACACAGACACCACCCTGGATGAGGTGGAGCTACACTTTGGGGCACAGGTGCGGCGCCTGGTGGAGGAGGTAACAGATGACAAGACTCTGCCCAAGCTGGAGAGAAAGCGGCTGCAGGTGGAGCAAGCGCCCCACAGTAGCCCCGGGGCCAAACTGGTGAAACTGGCAGACAAGCTGTACAATCTGAGGGACCTGAATCGCTGCACCCCAGAGG GATGGTCAGAACATCGAGTCCAGGAATACTTCGAGTGGGCAGCGCAAGTGGTGAAGGGGCTTCAGGGAACAAACCGGCAACTGGAAGAGGCGCTAAAGCATCTGTTCAAGGAGCGGGGGCTGACACTCTGA